In a single window of the Campylobacter fetus subsp. testudinum 03-427 genome:
- a CDS encoding putative membrane protein: MGEQDIILIAIVVLIIAAILNSQINKLTKKIEKEELDPNLSYYDSFCNAIDEKLSWLRELVTDGNINDSANKDTCLEMLSNFSKELVFLQTMNTNTKNKAVWEEKLFNFLSKIDDFIISNLKDAETISQKIKDDLKAEFDKLSS; the protein is encoded by the coding sequence ATGGGTGAACAAGATATTATATTAATTGCCATTGTGGTGCTGATAATTGCAGCTATTTTAAATTCGCAAATCAACAAACTCACAAAAAAGATAGAAAAAGAGGAGTTAGATCCGAATTTATCATATTACGATAGTTTTTGTAACGCCATAGATGAAAAACTCTCGTGGCTTAGAGAGTTAGTGACTGATGGAAACATAAATGATAGTGCCAACAAAGATACTTGTTTAGAGATGTTAAGCAATTTTAGCAAAGAACTCGTTTTTCTACAAACTATGAATACAAATACAAAAAACAAAGCAGTTTGGGAAGAAAAACTTTTTAATTTTTTAAGCAAAATAGACGATTTTATTATTTCAAATTTAAAAGACGCAGAAACTATAAGCCAAAAGATAAAAGACGATTTAAAAGCTGAATTTGATAAATTAAGCTCATAA
- the gatB gene encoding Glu-tRNA(Gln) amidotransferase, subunit B (bifunctional~Pfam matches to PF02934.11 GatB_N, and to PF02637.14 GatB_Yqey) yields MFETVIGLEVHCQLNTKTKIFCGCSTSFGDEPNTHVCPTCLALPGALPVLNKEAVKKAISFGRAINATVNKKSVFDRKNYFYPDLPKAYQISQFTIPIVEKGELFIKVGGETKRIGVTRAHLEEDAGKNNHEANKSLVDLNRAGTPLLEIVSEPDLRSSDEAVAYLKKLHSILRFLNISDANMQEGSFRCDVNVSIRPKGDEKLYTRVEIKNLNSFKFIQKAIEYEVERQIIAWEDGKYDEEVYQETRLFDTNKLATKSMRSKEDSAEYRYFPDPDLLPVIIPDEMMEEASVLPELPDEKKARYVRELGIKESDAEVIISSYEMARYFEDLIEAKNSPKLAVTWLCVELLGRLKNGVTIETSPVNSKKLSNLISLIEDGTISQKAAKDVLDYVMEHDEDVSSVIEKLGLKQVSDDSAILAIIDSVLAANSDKVAEFKSGKDKLFGFFVGQVMKEGKGAFNPSKVNDLLKSKL; encoded by the coding sequence ATGTTCGAAACTGTTATAGGTTTAGAGGTGCATTGCCAACTAAACACGAAAACAAAGATATTTTGCGGTTGTAGCACTAGTTTTGGCGATGAACCAAACACTCACGTATGTCCGACTTGTCTAGCACTTCCTGGAGCACTTCCGGTGTTAAATAAAGAAGCTGTAAAAAAAGCTATTAGCTTTGGTAGAGCCATAAACGCGACTGTAAATAAAAAAAGCGTATTTGATAGAAAAAACTATTTTTATCCAGATCTTCCAAAAGCGTATCAAATTTCACAATTCACTATTCCTATCGTTGAAAAAGGTGAGCTTTTCATAAAAGTAGGTGGTGAAACAAAAAGAATAGGCGTAACAAGAGCACACCTTGAAGAAGACGCCGGTAAAAATAACCACGAAGCAAATAAAAGCCTAGTAGATCTAAACCGCGCAGGAACTCCGCTTCTTGAGATAGTAAGCGAACCAGATCTTAGAAGTAGCGATGAAGCAGTGGCGTATCTCAAAAAACTTCATAGCATACTTAGATTTTTAAATATCAGCGACGCAAATATGCAAGAAGGCTCATTTCGCTGCGATGTAAATGTCAGCATACGTCCAAAAGGCGATGAAAAGCTTTATACAAGAGTCGAGATAAAAAACCTAAATTCGTTTAAATTTATCCAAAAAGCCATAGAATACGAAGTAGAACGTCAAATCATAGCTTGGGAAGATGGTAAATATGATGAAGAAGTTTATCAAGAAACAAGGCTTTTTGATACAAATAAGCTTGCTACAAAGTCAATGAGAAGCAAAGAAGATAGCGCCGAGTATCGTTATTTTCCAGATCCTGACTTGCTTCCTGTTATAATACCTGATGAGATGATGGAAGAAGCTAGTGTGCTTCCTGAGCTTCCTGATGAGAAAAAAGCTAGATACGTACGCGAACTTGGTATAAAAGAGAGCGACGCCGAAGTCATCATAAGTAGTTATGAAATGGCTAGATATTTTGAAGATCTTATAGAAGCAAAAAACTCACCAAAACTTGCTGTTACTTGGCTTTGCGTGGAGCTTTTAGGACGTCTTAAAAACGGAGTTACCATAGAAACAAGCCCTGTTAATAGCAAAAAACTTTCAAATTTGATAAGTCTTATAGAAGATGGAACTATCAGCCAAAAAGCTGCAAAAGACGTGCTTGATTATGTTATGGAGCACGATGAAGATGTTAGTAGTGTTATAGAAAAACTCGGTCTTAAACAAGTTAGCGATGATTCAGCGATCTTAGCTATCATTGATAGCGTTTTAGCTGCAAATAGCGATAAAGTGGCTGAGTTTAAAAGTGGAAAAGATAAACTTTTTGGATTTTTTGTGGGTCAAGTTATGAAAGAAGGAAAAGGCGCATTTAATCCGAGCAAGGTAAATGATCTGCTAAAATCAAAGTTATAA
- a CDS encoding glycosyl hydrolase, family 3 (Pfam match to PF00933.17 Glyco_hydro_3), with the protein MKKLIIFFASVCLLFGASNNETELKTMIGQMVMVGFSHSSANDSWTDQLVLDASLGRIGGVMLLARNISTKDELTKLTKKLSSSKAKQKLLIAIDEEGGKISRFINKDGFKHFPSAYEVGSKMNLNEASTVYKDMADQLKSLGINMNFAPVVDVYNPNSSIIGQKDRAFSKNPDEVIAYSSEFIKAFDKANVKTVLKHFPGHGNAIKDTHKEKTVVDNYDFDELKPYFELIKRDQANFIMAAHVYIPKLDDKNPAVLSKHIVSDILKNRFKFKGAVMSDDLLMKGLGDLSIEQKVIKAINAGVDIILVSEYFLNNSNSIKIINDAILNAVNSGKISKDRIKDAYTRILRSKEGL; encoded by the coding sequence ATGAAAAAATTAATCATCTTTTTTGCTAGCGTTTGTTTGTTGTTTGGTGCTTCAAACAATGAAACAGAACTTAAAACAATGATCGGTCAAATGGTTATGGTAGGATTTAGCCATTCAAGTGCAAATGATAGCTGGACTGATCAACTAGTGCTTGATGCAAGTCTTGGCAGGATAGGTGGAGTTATGCTCCTTGCTAGAAACATTAGCACAAAAGATGAACTTACCAAACTTACGAAAAAACTATCTTCATCAAAGGCAAAACAGAAGCTTCTTATAGCGATCGACGAGGAGGGCGGAAAAATCAGTAGATTTATAAATAAAGACGGTTTTAAGCATTTTCCATCAGCTTATGAAGTAGGTAGTAAGATGAATTTAAATGAAGCTAGTACCGTGTATAAAGATATGGCAGATCAACTAAAAAGCCTTGGTATAAATATGAACTTCGCTCCAGTCGTTGATGTTTATAATCCAAACTCATCTATAATAGGACAAAAAGATAGAGCATTTAGTAAAAATCCAGATGAAGTTATAGCATATAGCAGTGAGTTTATAAAAGCATTTGACAAGGCAAACGTAAAAACAGTGCTAAAACATTTTCCTGGTCACGGAAATGCTATCAAAGATACTCATAAAGAAAAAACTGTTGTAGATAACTATGATTTTGATGAACTAAAGCCGTATTTTGAGTTGATAAAACGAGATCAAGCAAATTTCATTATGGCTGCTCACGTGTATATACCAAAGCTAGATGATAAAAATCCAGCGGTTTTATCAAAACATATAGTAAGCGATATCTTGAAAAATCGTTTTAAATTTAAAGGCGCTGTTATGAGTGATGATCTTCTTATGAAAGGTCTTGGTGATCTTAGCATAGAACAAAAAGTAATAAAAGCGATAAACGCTGGAGTTGATATAATTTTGGTTAGTGAGTATTTTCTAAATAACTCAAACTCTATAAAAATCATAAACGATGCAATACTAAACGCTGTAAATAGCGGTAAAATAAGCAAAGATCGTATAAAAGACGCTTATACAAGGATACTTAGATCAAAAGAAGGTTTATGA
- the pgsA gene encoding phosphatidylglycerophosphate synthase (Pfam match to PF01066.17 CDP-OH_P_transf) — translation MSLNLPNSLALLRIILAPLLFFLLLQIETQSNFAHISWLNYFCALIFVIASITDFFDGYIARNWNQKTKLGAILDPLADKMLILAAFLGLMMIDRASPWAVYLILVREFFITGFRVVMATENIDISASLAGKIKTIFQMIAIGFITMQWWGGGILLWIAVALTLYSGYEYIYAYAKHIKRI, via the coding sequence ATGAGTCTCAATCTTCCAAATTCTCTAGCGTTGCTTAGGATTATTCTTGCACCGTTACTATTTTTTTTGTTATTGCAGATAGAAACTCAAAGTAATTTTGCGCATATAAGCTGGTTGAATTATTTTTGCGCTCTTATATTTGTGATAGCAAGTATTACTGATTTTTTTGATGGATATATCGCTAGAAATTGGAATCAAAAAACAAAATTAGGAGCGATACTAGATCCTTTAGCAGATAAAATGCTTATTTTAGCTGCTTTTTTAGGTCTTATGATGATAGATCGCGCAAGTCCTTGGGCTGTATATCTTATACTTGTTAGAGAGTTTTTTATAACAGGATTTAGAGTAGTAATGGCAACTGAAAACATAGATATAAGCGCATCTCTAGCAGGTAAAATAAAAACGATATTTCAGATGATAGCTATAGGATTTATAACTATGCAGTGGTGGGGTGGTGGTATTTTATTATGGATTGCGGTGGCCCTTACTTTATACTCTGGATATGAATATATCTATGCGTATGCAAAACATATTAAAAGAATATAG
- a CDS encoding short-chain dehydrogenase/reductase (Pfam match to PF13561.2 adh_short_C2), whose product MSCYNDEFKGKTLVISGGTRGIGRAIVLEFAKAGANIAFTYNSNKEMAENQACELEKEFNIKSRAYALNILEPETYKELFLQIDEDFDRVDFFISNAIISGRAVAGGYTKFMKLKPRGINNIFTATVNAFVCGTQEAAKRMEKVGGGSVISLSSTGNLVYIEHYSGHGTAKAAVEAMARYAATELGDKNIRVNVVSGGPIETDALRAFTNYEEVRDATAALSPLGRMGQPTDLAGACLFLCSSKASWVTGHTFIIDGGTTFK is encoded by the coding sequence ATGAGTTGTTATAATGATGAGTTTAAAGGCAAAACATTAGTAATAAGCGGTGGAACAAGAGGAATCGGCAGAGCTATAGTTTTAGAGTTTGCAAAAGCAGGAGCAAATATAGCATTTACGTATAATTCAAATAAAGAAATGGCTGAAAATCAAGCATGTGAGCTTGAAAAAGAGTTTAATATAAAAAGCAGAGCATATGCGTTAAATATATTAGAGCCTGAAACTTACAAAGAGCTATTTTTGCAGATAGATGAGGATTTTGATAGAGTTGATTTTTTCATTTCAAATGCTATCATCTCAGGTAGAGCAGTAGCCGGTGGATATACTAAATTTATGAAATTAAAACCTCGCGGTATCAACAACATATTTACTGCAACCGTAAATGCTTTTGTCTGCGGAACACAAGAAGCAGCAAAAAGAATGGAAAAAGTCGGTGGTGGAAGCGTTATAAGCCTTAGCTCAACTGGAAATTTAGTCTATATAGAACACTACAGTGGTCATGGAACCGCAAAAGCAGCAGTAGAAGCTATGGCAAGATACGCTGCAACTGAGCTTGGAGATAAAAATATCCGCGTAAATGTAGTAAGTGGCGGTCCTATAGAAACCGATGCTTTAAGAGCTTTCACAAACTATGAAGAAGTCAGGGACGCAACAGCTGCTTTAAGTCCGCTAGGACGTATGGGGCAACCAACAGATCTTGCTGGAGCATGTCTATTTTTATGCAGCTCAAAAGCTAGCTGGGTGACAGGACATACCTTTATAATAGATGGTGGTACAACTTTTAAATGA
- a CDS encoding amino acid ABC transporter, ATP-binding protein (Pfam match to PF00005.23 ABC_tran), with protein sequence MLDIKNLNKFIKNNHILKDISFHVDTGDILAIIGPSGSGKTTLLRCLNYLEMPNNGTLGFCDGSFNLDFSKHIDKKDILKLRRKMGMVFQSYNLFPHKTALENVTEGLIVVQKIHKDEAEHIALEILKKVGLSDKINLYPSSLSGGQQQRVAIARAVALNPDILLLDEPTSALDKELVGEVLSTLKLLAKEKQTMVVVTHELNFAKDVANKIMFLEGGEIITIENPKEFFENQKNPRILRFLGNLSAN encoded by the coding sequence ATGTTGGACATTAAAAATTTAAATAAATTTATAAAAAATAATCATATCTTAAAAGATATTAGCTTTCATGTAGATACGGGAGATATTTTAGCCATTATAGGACCTAGCGGGAGCGGAAAAACTACTCTTCTTAGGTGTCTTAACTACTTAGAAATGCCTAATAACGGTACTTTAGGCTTTTGCGATGGATCTTTCAATCTTGATTTTAGTAAGCATATCGATAAAAAAGATATATTAAAACTTAGAAGAAAAATGGGTATGGTGTTCCAGTCTTATAACCTTTTTCCGCATAAAACAGCTCTTGAAAATGTCACTGAAGGACTAATTGTTGTACAAAAAATACACAAAGATGAAGCTGAGCATATAGCTCTTGAAATTCTTAAAAAAGTCGGACTTAGCGATAAAATAAATTTATATCCAAGCTCACTAAGTGGAGGTCAGCAACAACGTGTAGCCATAGCAAGAGCAGTCGCCTTAAATCCAGATATTTTGCTTCTTGATGAACCAACTAGCGCACTTGATAAAGAGCTTGTAGGAGAGGTATTAAGCACTCTAAAACTACTTGCAAAAGAGAAGCAAACTATGGTAGTAGTAACTCACGAACTAAACTTTGCAAAAGACGTAGCAAATAAAATAATGTTTCTAGAAGGCGGTGAAATAATCACTATAGAAAATCCAAAAGAGTTCTTTGAAAATCAAAAAAATCCTAGGATACTTAGGTTTTTAGGCAATCTAAGCGCTAATTAG
- a CDS encoding amino acid ABC transporter, permease protein (Pfam match to PF00528.18 BPD_transp_1) — MNSYIESFLPMIRGAVQYTIPLSLISFILGISIGIIVALIRIDSSKNLLTTILKYICAFYISIIRGTPLLVQLFIIFYGLPNIGITLNPFISSIIAFSLNIGAYSSETIRASILAVPKGQWEAGWSIGMNNFDTFTKIIAPQAFKIALPTLSNTFISLVKDSSLASVVLVAELFREAQTIASQNYEFLLTYSEAALIYWIICIFLGYLQTKLEIKFSKHL, encoded by the coding sequence GTGAATAGTTATATAGAGTCATTCTTACCTATGATAAGAGGAGCGGTGCAATACACCATTCCTCTTAGCCTAATATCCTTTATCTTAGGTATTAGCATCGGTATCATAGTAGCCCTTATCAGAATCGATTCAAGTAAAAATTTACTCACAACTATCTTAAAATATATCTGTGCATTTTATATATCAATAATAAGAGGAACTCCTCTCCTCGTACAACTTTTCATCATATTTTATGGACTACCAAATATAGGTATAACTTTAAATCCATTTATAAGCTCGATTATAGCTTTTAGTTTAAATATCGGCGCGTACTCTAGCGAAACCATAAGAGCTAGTATTTTAGCAGTTCCAAAAGGACAATGGGAAGCTGGTTGGAGCATAGGTATGAACAACTTTGATACATTTACAAAAATAATAGCGCCGCAAGCATTCAAAATAGCTTTGCCAACACTCTCAAACACATTTATCAGCCTTGTAAAAGATAGCTCCTTAGCATCAGTCGTGCTTGTAGCTGAGTTATTTAGAGAGGCTCAAACTATAGCTTCTCAAAATTACGAGTTTTTACTCACTTATTCAGAAGCCGCATTGATATATTGGATTATATGCATATTTTTAGGCTATTTACAGACAAAACTTGAGATTAAATTTAGCAAACATTTATAG
- a CDS encoding amino acid ABC transporter, periplasmic cysteine-binding protein (Pfam match to PF00497.16 SBP_bac_3) has product MKKILSLMFAALIFIGCSSANSDKNETQALRIGTEGTYSPFTYHDNSGKLVGYDVEVIEEAAKRAGFKPEFYETNWDAIFSGLNSNRFDMIANQISDNNPKRAELYTLSNPYIVTSAAVAVRADNDTIKSLKDINGTKIAQAIGSAYYDTAVENGANIILVDNLAPAIKAVSQGRADGTMNDKLAILNYLKTTNDANVKIAFTTGEGTKSVFLFKKELTDARDKINIALDEMKKDGTLKKISEKYFGIDVSE; this is encoded by the coding sequence ATGAAAAAAATACTTAGCCTTATGTTTGCAGCATTGATTTTTATAGGTTGCAGTAGTGCAAATAGCGATAAAAACGAGACACAAGCACTAAGGATAGGAACAGAAGGAACATATAGTCCATTTACTTATCACGACAACAGTGGTAAGCTAGTAGGATATGATGTAGAAGTTATAGAAGAAGCGGCTAAAAGAGCTGGATTTAAACCAGAATTTTATGAAACCAACTGGGACGCTATATTTTCTGGACTAAATTCAAATCGTTTTGATATGATAGCAAATCAAATAAGCGATAATAATCCAAAAAGAGCCGAACTTTACACTCTTAGCAACCCTTATATAGTAACATCTGCAGCAGTAGCAGTAAGAGCAGATAACGATACTATAAAAAGCTTAAAAGATATAAACGGTACTAAAATAGCACAAGCTATAGGTAGTGCGTACTATGATACCGCAGTTGAAAATGGCGCAAATATCATTTTAGTAGATAATCTTGCACCGGCTATAAAAGCTGTTAGTCAAGGTAGAGCAGATGGTACTATGAATGACAAACTCGCTATCTTAAATTACTTAAAAACTACAAATGATGCAAATGTAAAGATAGCATTTACAACAGGTGAAGGAACTAAAAGCGTGTTTTTATTTAAAAAAGAGCTAACAGACGCTAGAGATAAAATAAACATTGCTCTTGATGAGATGAAAAAAGACGGAACACTTAAAAAGATATCTGAAAAATATTTCGGGATTGACGTAAGTGAATAG
- the dapA gene encoding 4-hydroxy-tetrahydrodipicolinate synthase (Pfam match to PF00701.18 DHDPS), translating to MKKAIFGAMTALITPFKNGKLDEAGYEKLIKRQIKNGIDAVVPVGTTGESATLTHDEHRICIEIAVETCKNTNVKVLAGAGSNATHEAVDLAEFAESHGADGILSVAPYYNKPTQEGLYLHYKAIANSVDIPVLLYNVPGRTGCDILPQTVIRLFNDCENIYGVKEASGSIDRCVDLLAHEPKLYVLSGEDAINYPILSNGGKGVISVTSNLLPDQTATLTHYALDNEFLKAKEINDKLYNINKIMFCESNPIPIKAAMFIAGLIDTLEYRLPLCNPSADNLKKIEEIMKSYDIKGF from the coding sequence ATGAAAAAAGCCATTTTTGGGGCTATGACGGCTCTTATAACTCCATTTAAAAATGGAAAGCTAGATGAAGCAGGCTACGAAAAGCTCATAAAAAGACAGATCAAAAATGGTATTGACGCTGTTGTGCCAGTAGGAACTACTGGAGAAAGCGCCACTTTAACTCACGATGAACATAGAATTTGTATAGAAATAGCCGTAGAAACTTGTAAAAATACGAATGTCAAAGTTTTAGCCGGAGCCGGAAGCAACGCTACTCACGAAGCAGTGGATTTAGCTGAGTTTGCAGAATCTCATGGAGCAGATGGCATACTTTCTGTGGCTCCGTATTATAACAAACCTACGCAAGAAGGCTTGTATCTACACTATAAAGCTATAGCAAATTCAGTTGATATTCCAGTATTACTATACAATGTTCCTGGTCGCACGGGATGTGATATACTTCCTCAAACCGTTATCAGGCTATTTAACGACTGTGAAAATATTTATGGAGTTAAAGAAGCAAGTGGAAGCATAGATAGATGTGTTGATCTATTAGCTCACGAGCCAAAACTTTATGTTTTAAGCGGTGAAGACGCGATAAACTATCCGATATTAAGCAATGGAGGAAAAGGCGTTATATCAGTTACTTCAAACCTACTTCCAGATCAAACTGCGACACTTACTCATTACGCACTTGATAATGAGTTTTTAAAAGCAAAAGAGATAAATGATAAGCTTTATAATATAAATAAAATAATGTTTTGCGAGAGTAATCCTATACCTATAAAAGCCGCTATGTTTATAGCAGGACTTATAGACACTTTAGAGTACAGACTTCCGCTTTGCAACCCAAGTGCAGATAATCTTAAAAAGATTGAAGAAATTATGAAAAGTTATGATATAAAAGGATTTTAA
- the rarD gene encoding resistance permease RarD (Pfam matches to PF00892.16 EamA, and to PF00892.16 EamA) — MSANDKKGLVLGISTFAMWGVFPIFFKIIDSVGAVEILAHRIIWSAVILFILLKFRNKIINVKRLLKIKKVALTLFVTGILIASNWGIFIYAVNQNQILATSLGYFINPLFSILLGAIILKEKLNTTLKISIFIVFIAICIQIYSLGSLPFISLVLPLSFALYGLIRKKVSIPTFEGLFIETLLLVPIALIYILYLWFNSHSKFGFELNGLLLFLSGFITIIPLLTFNASTKYLKLSTIGFLQYISPSLSLLIAIFMYNETLDSYKLISFILIWISLVIAGISGLWRKNG, encoded by the coding sequence GTGAGTGCAAATGATAAAAAAGGGCTGGTTTTAGGTATCAGCACCTTTGCGATGTGGGGCGTATTTCCTATATTTTTTAAAATCATAGACTCAGTAGGAGCAGTAGAAATACTAGCTCATCGTATCATCTGGTCTGCGGTTATACTTTTTATTCTGCTTAAATTTAGAAATAAAATCATAAACGTAAAACGGCTTTTAAAGATAAAAAAAGTAGCTTTGACACTATTTGTAACTGGAATTTTGATAGCTTCAAATTGGGGAATTTTTATCTATGCAGTAAATCAAAATCAAATTCTAGCAACAAGTCTTGGGTACTTTATAAATCCTCTTTTTTCCATACTTCTTGGAGCTATAATTTTAAAAGAGAAACTAAACACAACATTAAAAATATCGATTTTCATCGTATTTATTGCCATATGTATTCAAATTTACTCACTTGGAAGCTTGCCTTTTATATCTCTTGTGCTGCCGCTATCTTTTGCATTATACGGACTTATCCGCAAGAAAGTAAGCATTCCGACATTTGAAGGGCTTTTTATAGAAACGCTTCTTTTGGTGCCGATCGCCTTGATATATATCTTATATCTTTGGTTTAATTCGCATAGCAAATTCGGATTTGAATTAAATGGATTATTGCTATTTTTAAGCGGATTTATCACCATTATACCTCTACTTACTTTCAATGCATCAACAAAATATCTAAAACTTTCAACCATAGGATTTTTGCAGTATATAAGCCCTAGTTTAAGCCTTTTGATTGCTATTTTTATGTATAATGAGACTCTTGATAGCTATAAGCTTATCAGTTTTATTTTGATCTGGATTAGCTTAGTAATAGCTGGTATCAGTGGATTATGGAGAAAAAATGGGTGA
- the gpsA gene encoding glycerol 3-phosphate dehydrogenase (Pfam matches to PF07479.10 NAD_Gly3P_dh_C, and to PF01210.19 NAD_Gly3P_dh_N), translating into MKIAIIGAGKWGEALFNALSQNNECVISSRTKRDIPNFVSIEDAFEYEYIVFALATQKIREFLSLHFKSRDQKFLIASKGIETSSGKFIDEIFCEFASPLNLAFLSGPSFASEVKQKLPCALVISSHNENLAKIWAGAFPNFIKTYISSDVIGSEICGAYKNVIAIASGICDGLSLGNNARASLISRGLVEITRFGSYFGAKNETFLGLSGAGDLFLTASSALSRNYRVGLGLAKGMPLDEILKELGEVAEGVPTAYAITKIANERSIYTPIAAEVCAMLNGKNVKESLKDLLKRK; encoded by the coding sequence ATGAAAATAGCAATAATAGGAGCCGGAAAATGGGGGGAAGCGCTATTTAACGCTCTAAGCCAGAATAATGAATGTGTCATAAGCTCAAGAACTAAGCGTGATATTCCAAATTTTGTTAGTATCGAAGATGCTTTTGAGTATGAGTATATCGTATTTGCGTTAGCTACTCAAAAGATCAGAGAGTTTTTAAGCTTGCATTTTAAAAGCAGAGATCAGAAGTTTCTCATTGCTTCAAAAGGTATAGAAACTAGTAGTGGTAAATTTATAGATGAGATATTTTGTGAATTCGCATCGCCTTTGAATTTAGCGTTTTTGAGTGGCCCGAGTTTTGCTAGTGAGGTAAAACAGAAGTTGCCGTGTGCTTTGGTGATCAGTAGTCATAATGAAAATTTGGCAAAAATTTGGGCAGGTGCATTTCCAAATTTTATCAAAACATATATAAGTAGCGACGTCATAGGTAGTGAAATTTGTGGAGCGTACAAAAATGTTATCGCGATCGCGAGTGGAATCTGTGATGGCTTAAGCCTAGGAAATAACGCAAGAGCGAGTTTGATCTCACGCGGACTTGTGGAGATAACTAGATTTGGTTCATATTTTGGTGCTAAGAATGAGACGTTTTTAGGACTTAGTGGAGCAGGAGATCTGTTTTTGACTGCTTCAAGCGCACTTTCAAGAAACTATAGAGTAGGGCTTGGGCTTGCAAAAGGAATGCCACTTGATGAAATTCTAAAAGAGCTTGGAGAGGTCGCAGAGGGCGTGCCTACAGCTTATGCTATAACAAAAATTGCAAATGAAAGGTCGATTTATACGCCGATTGCAGCTGAAGTTTGCGCTATGCTAAATGGAAAAAATGTTAAAGAATCACTCAAGGATTTATTAAAAAGAAAATGA